A genome region from Micromonospora peucetia includes the following:
- a CDS encoding RelA/SpoT family protein: protein MDVDAGSGAALGGALPTQPGELPLARRLRSLLSWPTADTDPVSQLVRTHRTIHPGTEPSVLRRAYTIAENMHRGQFRKSGEPYITHPLAVAQICAEIGMDAITLVAALLHDTVEDTRYTLQALAEDFGPEVAHLVDGVTKFDKAFYGKAAEAETIRKMIIAAGKDVRVLIIKLADRLHNMRTLGVRSAASRERIARKTQEVLVPLCDRLGIQTLKRELDDVVLLHLEPDEHAQIARHVHDRPGWNAYLDEVVARAKSALRRSQVDAAVTPRPRHLYSIWKDTVAGGHGTPFDLPRIAIVVDGPATDCYAALGAIHGVWRPVPGRFKDFIASPKNNLYRSLHTSVCGPKNRTVEVLIRTVEMHRSAEYGVAADFRFPRSGGGATAARGGRSAARAEQLDWLRRVLDWEQDTTDPAQFLESLRCDLAEAQIQVFADGQQLVLPAGATPVDLAYELGTERGDHCLAARINGRLAPLSSELDEGDVVEIFTETDSANGFDADVAPRGPRREWLGFVKSPQAQMQISRWFAEHTEPGISITDKVRLGRATIGLALRKHDRGLASDLPLLRLSEELGYPDLETLLVAVFDRVIEPDTVVRQLIDLVDHRQ from the coding sequence GTGGACGTCGACGCCGGAAGCGGCGCCGCTCTGGGGGGCGCCCTTCCGACCCAACCGGGCGAGCTGCCGCTGGCCCGCCGGCTGCGCTCGCTGCTGAGCTGGCCCACCGCCGACACCGACCCGGTCAGCCAGCTTGTCCGGACCCACCGGACGATCCATCCCGGCACCGAGCCCTCCGTGCTGCGCCGGGCCTACACCATCGCGGAGAACATGCACCGCGGGCAGTTCCGCAAGAGCGGCGAGCCCTACATCACCCACCCGCTGGCGGTGGCCCAGATCTGTGCCGAGATCGGCATGGACGCCATCACCCTGGTCGCCGCGCTGCTGCACGACACCGTGGAGGACACCCGCTACACCCTCCAGGCGCTCGCCGAGGACTTCGGGCCGGAGGTGGCGCACCTGGTCGACGGGGTGACCAAGTTCGACAAGGCGTTCTACGGCAAGGCCGCCGAAGCCGAGACGATCCGCAAGATGATCATCGCGGCCGGCAAGGACGTCCGGGTCCTGATCATCAAGCTGGCCGACCGGCTGCACAACATGCGCACCCTGGGCGTCCGGTCCGCCGCGTCCCGGGAGCGGATCGCCCGCAAGACGCAGGAAGTCCTGGTCCCGCTCTGCGACCGGCTGGGCATCCAGACGCTCAAGCGCGAACTCGACGACGTGGTGCTGCTGCACCTGGAGCCCGACGAGCACGCCCAGATCGCCCGGCACGTGCACGACCGGCCGGGCTGGAACGCGTACCTCGACGAGGTGGTCGCCCGGGCGAAGTCGGCCCTGCGCCGCAGCCAGGTGGACGCGGCGGTGACCCCCCGCCCCCGGCACCTCTACTCGATCTGGAAGGACACCGTGGCCGGTGGCCACGGCACCCCTTTCGACCTGCCCCGCATCGCGATCGTGGTGGACGGCCCGGCAACCGACTGCTATGCGGCGCTCGGCGCGATCCACGGGGTGTGGCGGCCGGTGCCCGGCCGGTTCAAGGACTTCATCGCCTCCCCCAAGAACAACCTCTACCGGTCCCTGCACACCAGCGTCTGCGGGCCGAAGAACCGCACCGTGGAGGTGCTGATCCGCACCGTGGAGATGCACCGCTCGGCGGAGTACGGCGTAGCCGCCGACTTCCGCTTCCCGCGCTCCGGAGGCGGCGCGACCGCTGCCCGGGGCGGTAGGTCCGCCGCCCGCGCGGAGCAGCTTGACTGGCTGCGCCGGGTGCTCGACTGGGAGCAGGACACCACCGACCCGGCGCAGTTCCTCGAATCGCTACGCTGCGACCTCGCCGAGGCGCAGATCCAGGTCTTCGCCGACGGGCAACAGCTCGTGCTGCCCGCCGGGGCGACCCCCGTCGACCTGGCGTACGAGTTGGGCACCGAGCGGGGCGACCACTGTCTCGCGGCACGGATCAACGGCCGGCTGGCTCCGCTCTCCTCCGAACTGGACGAGGGCGACGTGGTGGAGATCTTCACCGAGACCGACTCGGCGAACGGCTTCGACGCCGACGTCGCCCCGCGCGGGCCGCGCCGGGAGTGGCTCGGCTTCGTCAAGTCGCCGCAGGCGCAGATGCAGATCAGCAGGTGGTTCGCCGAGCACACCGAGCCGGGCATCTCCATCACCGACAAGGTCCGCCTCGGCCGGGCCACCATCGGGCTGGCCCTGCGCAAGCACGACCGGGGCCTGGCCAGCGACCTGCCGCTGCTGCGGCTGTCGGAGGAACTGGGCTACCCCGACCTGGAGACGCTGCTGGTCGCGGTCTTCGACCGGGTGATCGAGCCGGACACCGTCGTACGCCAGCTGATCGACCTGGTGGACCACCGGCAGTGA
- a CDS encoding ubiquinol-cytochrome c reductase iron-sulfur subunit — protein MTTHTEHQAQPAREPLDVNTPGLSQFDIVREGARRDDIEIVHYEAQVAPGSKAERRLTRTVASFFLLTGLAATAFLVIYIWWPWEYAPGSGGDKWYTPLLGVTLGVALLGIGFGILTWGKKLLPKEVSIQDRHEGAVSEDDRIITGQTMLYMADELGVKRRPLLGISLLAGLAPVGAVVAAPLVGGLISQPHKNNQMFTTGFAPGEGGAKIRLVREDGRPVRPADVSAGGQITVFPGIDHGVSNLHADSPALLIHLREGDAQESLRANERVGHGDYMWGNYAAYSKICTHAGCPASLYEQQTNRLLCPCHQSQFLITDNARPIFGPASRRLPQLPIEVDSEGYFVAKSDYTETVGPDFWERP, from the coding sequence ATGACCACGCACACCGAGCACCAGGCCCAGCCGGCCCGGGAGCCGCTCGACGTGAACACCCCCGGGCTCAGCCAGTTCGACATCGTCCGCGAGGGCGCGCGCCGGGACGACATCGAGATCGTCCACTACGAGGCGCAGGTCGCGCCGGGCAGCAAGGCCGAGCGCCGGCTGACCCGTACCGTCGCGTCGTTCTTCCTGCTGACCGGACTGGCGGCGACCGCCTTCCTGGTGATCTACATCTGGTGGCCGTGGGAGTACGCCCCCGGCAGCGGCGGCGACAAGTGGTACACCCCGCTGCTCGGCGTCACCCTCGGCGTGGCCCTGCTCGGCATTGGCTTCGGCATCCTGACCTGGGGCAAGAAGCTGTTGCCGAAGGAGGTCTCGATCCAGGACCGGCACGAGGGTGCCGTCTCGGAGGATGACCGGATCATCACCGGCCAGACGATGCTCTACATGGCCGACGAGTTGGGCGTGAAGCGCCGGCCGCTGCTCGGCATCTCGCTGCTGGCCGGTCTCGCGCCGGTCGGCGCGGTCGTCGCGGCGCCCCTGGTCGGCGGCCTGATCTCCCAGCCGCACAAGAACAACCAGATGTTCACCACCGGGTTCGCCCCGGGCGAGGGCGGCGCGAAGATCCGGCTGGTCCGCGAGGACGGCCGGCCGGTCCGCCCGGCGGACGTCAGCGCGGGCGGTCAGATCACCGTCTTCCCCGGCATCGACCACGGCGTGAGCAACCTGCACGCGGACTCGCCGGCCCTGCTGATCCACCTGCGGGAGGGCGACGCGCAGGAGTCGCTCCGGGCCAACGAGCGGGTCGGGCACGGCGACTACATGTGGGGCAACTACGCCGCCTACTCGAAGATCTGCACGCACGCCGGCTGCCCGGCGAGCCTGTACGAGCAGCAGACCAACCGCCTGCTCTGCCCGTGCCACCAGTCGCAGTTCCTGATCACCGACAACGCCCGGCCCATCTTCGGCCCGGCCAGCCGTCGGCTGCCGCAGCTGCCGATCGAGGTGGACTCCGAGGGCTACTTCGTGGCCAAGTCCGACTACACCGAGACCGTCGGGCCCGACTTCTGGGAGCGGCCGTGA
- a CDS encoding cytochrome b, translated as MKRRKFEMAAVPGNAARGVDDRFQVATPLRRVLNKVFPDHWSFLLGEIALFSFVVLLLTGVFLTFFFEPAMTEVVYNGSYAPLRGTPMSAAYASSLDISFDVRGGLIMRQMHHWSALLFMAAIVVHMLRVFFTGAFRKPRETNWIIGSLLFWVGFLAGFTGYSLPDDGLSGTGLRIASAIMLSIPVIGSWVTSSVFGGEFPGTIIISRFYIAHVLLVPGLLLALIGAHLGLVFKQKHTQWPGPGRTNGNVVGERMFPRYAIKQGGFFMVVFGVIALLGGLFQINPIWLFGPYEAWVVSAASQPDWYVMFLDGSTRLMPAWEINIPIGDGYVIPPLFWPTVVLPGILVGMSTLYPFLEARRLKDNRSHNLLQRPRDVPARTGLGAMALAFFVVLTLSGANDVIADKFQISLNAMTWAGRVGLLLLPPLAYYVTYRICLGLQQHDREVLAHGVETGIIRRLPDGRFEEVHQPLAAADGHGDGHGALPYAGWVVPKKMNRLGALGPAIRGFFYPIEKPAEAPVSPGHPPVEPRPEREEIGSGDSRG; from the coding sequence GTGAAGCGGCGCAAGTTTGAGATGGCAGCTGTGCCGGGCAACGCCGCCCGGGGGGTGGACGACCGTTTCCAGGTGGCCACCCCGCTGCGCCGGGTGCTGAACAAGGTCTTCCCGGACCACTGGTCCTTCCTGCTCGGCGAGATCGCGCTCTTCTCGTTCGTCGTCCTGCTGCTGACCGGGGTCTTCCTGACCTTCTTCTTCGAGCCGGCGATGACCGAGGTGGTCTACAACGGCAGCTACGCCCCGCTGCGGGGCACGCCGATGTCGGCCGCGTACGCCTCCAGCCTGGACATCTCGTTCGACGTCCGCGGTGGCCTGATCATGCGGCAGATGCACCACTGGTCGGCGCTGCTGTTCATGGCCGCCATCGTGGTGCACATGCTCCGGGTGTTCTTCACCGGCGCGTTCCGCAAGCCGCGTGAGACCAACTGGATCATCGGCTCGCTGCTGTTCTGGGTCGGCTTCCTCGCCGGCTTCACCGGCTACTCCCTGCCGGACGACGGCCTTTCCGGCACCGGCCTGCGGATCGCCTCGGCGATCATGCTGTCCATCCCGGTGATCGGCTCCTGGGTCACCTCGTCGGTCTTCGGCGGGGAGTTCCCCGGCACGATCATCATCAGCCGGTTCTACATCGCCCACGTGCTGCTCGTCCCGGGCCTGCTGCTCGCGCTGATCGGCGCCCACCTGGGCCTGGTCTTCAAGCAGAAGCACACCCAGTGGCCCGGCCCCGGGCGGACCAACGGCAACGTGGTCGGCGAGCGGATGTTCCCCCGCTACGCGATCAAGCAGGGCGGCTTCTTCATGGTCGTCTTCGGCGTGATCGCGCTGTTGGGCGGCCTGTTCCAGATCAACCCGATCTGGCTGTTCGGCCCGTACGAGGCGTGGGTGGTCTCGGCCGCCAGCCAGCCCGACTGGTACGTCATGTTCCTCGACGGCTCGACCCGTCTGATGCCGGCTTGGGAGATCAACATCCCGATCGGCGACGGATACGTGATCCCGCCGCTGTTCTGGCCGACGGTCGTGCTGCCGGGCATCCTGGTCGGCATGTCGACGCTCTACCCGTTCCTGGAGGCCCGGCGCCTCAAGGACAACCGGAGCCACAACCTGCTCCAGCGGCCCCGGGACGTGCCGGCCCGGACCGGCCTGGGCGCGATGGCGCTGGCCTTCTTCGTCGTGCTGACCCTCTCGGGCGCCAACGACGTCATCGCCGACAAGTTCCAGATCAGCCTGAACGCGATGACCTGGGCCGGCCGGGTCGGCCTGCTGCTCCTGCCGCCACTGGCGTACTACGTCACCTACCGGATCTGCCTGGGTCTCCAGCAGCACGACCGGGAGGTGCTCGCCCACGGTGTCGAGACCGGCATCATCCGGCGCCTGCCGGACGGCCGGTTCGAAGAGGTGCACCAGCCGCTCGCGGCGGCGGACGGGCACGGCGACGGCCACGGCGCGCTGCCGTACGCCGGCTGGGTCGTGCCGAAGAAGATGAACCGGCTCGGCGCCCTCGGCCCGGCCATCCGGGGCTTCTTCTACCCGATCGAGAAGCCGGCCGAGGCGCCGGTCTCGCCGGGCCACCCGCCGGTCGAGCCTCGACCGGAGCGGGAGGAGATCGGCAGCGGCGACAGCCGCGGCTGA
- a CDS encoding cytochrome c — protein sequence MTSDNDRRRGLLARLRERPAARSRGRRRLGAAVRLFAALMLAGGAYTVFAPGVQAQDAPLTGAAAEGKALFDVSCVTCHGRNAQGVEGRGPSLIGVGAASVEFQVSSGRMPMARQEAQAQRKPELFTDEETRQLAQFIQELGGGPEVPDGENLHSDGNIAAGGELFRINCAQCHAFGGGGGALSSGKYAPSLKPATDRQIYAAMLSGPQNMPVFGDNQISPDQKADLIAYIQETLNHDKDPGGFNLGRYGPSTEGIVIFLVGIVALVFASLWIAGKS from the coding sequence ATGACTTCTGACAACGACCGCCGACGCGGTCTGCTCGCGCGGCTGCGCGAGCGGCCCGCAGCGCGCAGCAGGGGCCGCCGCCGGCTGGGCGCCGCGGTCCGGCTGTTCGCCGCGCTGATGCTGGCCGGCGGCGCCTACACCGTCTTCGCCCCCGGCGTGCAGGCGCAGGACGCCCCGCTCACCGGCGCCGCCGCGGAGGGCAAGGCGCTGTTCGACGTGAGCTGTGTGACCTGTCACGGTCGCAACGCCCAGGGCGTCGAGGGGCGCGGGCCGAGCCTGATCGGCGTCGGCGCGGCCTCGGTCGAGTTCCAGGTCAGCTCCGGCCGCATGCCGATGGCTCGCCAGGAGGCCCAGGCCCAGCGCAAGCCGGAGCTCTTCACCGACGAGGAGACCCGCCAGCTCGCGCAGTTCATCCAGGAACTCGGCGGCGGCCCGGAGGTGCCCGACGGTGAGAACCTGCACTCGGACGGCAACATCGCCGCCGGCGGCGAGCTGTTCCGGATCAACTGTGCGCAGTGCCACGCCTTCGGCGGTGGCGGCGGCGCCCTGTCCTCCGGCAAGTACGCGCCGAGCCTGAAGCCGGCCACCGACCGGCAGATCTACGCCGCCATGCTGAGCGGCCCGCAGAACATGCCGGTCTTCGGTGACAACCAGATCTCCCCGGACCAGAAGGCGGACCTCATCGCCTACATCCAGGAGACCCTGAACCACGACAAGGACCCGGGCGGGTTCAACCTCGGTCGGTACGGGCCGTCCACCGAGGGCATCGTGATTTTCCTGGTAGGCATCGTCGCACTCGTCTTCGCGAGCCTGTGGATTGCGGGCAAGTCGTGA
- a CDS encoding nucleotidyltransferase family protein — MTAGRAADGGATAAGRGHGATVTAGRAEVCAVVLAAGEGTRLRPLTERLPKALCPVGNVPLLDRALDRLAGLGLVGPGRVAVNACYLGDQVVEHVGGRAHLSVEPGDPLGTAGGVANLREWIAGRGVLVGNADAYLADPDRPPGPDIAALLRDWDGDSVRLLGQPAADPAAPGTFDGHVFTGFSLLPWRLVRELPAGFGDLVRALWRPAEAAGALTVVAYPGTFYDTGTPADYLAANLHAAGGDNLVDPTATVTGRCRAAVIGAGAVVHGDVERAVVWPGATVGPAERLRDAVRAGTVLTVHGTPPTSGRGNI; from the coding sequence ATGACCGCCGGCCGGGCCGCCGACGGCGGGGCCACCGCCGCCGGGAGAGGCCACGGCGCGACCGTGACCGCCGGCCGGGCCGAGGTCTGCGCGGTGGTGCTCGCCGCTGGCGAGGGCACCCGGCTGCGGCCACTGACCGAGCGGCTGCCCAAGGCGCTCTGCCCGGTGGGCAACGTGCCGCTGCTCGACCGGGCGCTGGACCGGCTGGCCGGCCTCGGCCTGGTCGGGCCCGGCCGGGTCGCCGTCAACGCCTGCTACCTCGGCGACCAGGTCGTCGAGCATGTCGGGGGCCGCGCCCACCTGTCGGTGGAGCCGGGCGACCCGCTCGGCACCGCCGGCGGGGTGGCGAACCTGCGGGAGTGGATCGCCGGGCGCGGTGTCCTGGTCGGCAACGCCGACGCCTACCTCGCCGACCCGGACCGGCCACCCGGTCCCGACATCGCCGCGCTGCTGCGCGACTGGGACGGCGACTCCGTACGCCTGCTCGGGCAGCCCGCCGCCGACCCGGCGGCACCGGGCACCTTCGACGGCCACGTGTTCACCGGCTTCTCGCTGCTGCCGTGGCGGCTGGTGCGGGAGCTGCCGGCCGGGTTCGGCGACCTCGTCCGGGCGCTCTGGCGCCCGGCGGAGGCGGCCGGCGCGCTGACCGTCGTGGCGTACCCCGGCACATTCTACGACACCGGCACCCCGGCCGACTACCTGGCCGCCAACCTGCACGCCGCCGGCGGCGACAACCTGGTGGACCCGACGGCCACGGTGACCGGCCGCTGCCGGGCGGCGGTGATCGGCGCGGGCGCGGTCGTCCACGGCGACGTGGAGCGGGCGGTCGTCTGGCCCGGCGCCACCGTCGGCCCCGCCGAGCGCCTCCGTGACGCGGTCCGCGCCGGCACCGTCCTCACCGTGCACGGCACACCACCGACCTCGGGCCGGGGAAACATCTAG
- a CDS encoding DUF4142 domain-containing protein, whose protein sequence is MLGIKRLGLLAALVLVGMAPAAAAQAAVQPSQQDTQYLQALHQVNLFEITAGDLAQQKGQDQGVKDLGARLKTDHTQLDQTVQQTASQLGVELPADPTADQQSVIDQLNNASGEEFDRLWVTSELAGHVQAIQATQTEISQGSEQSVVQLAQTALPTLQAHYDALVQLAEQLGIPVPQTSASGTPSPGGTTPAPGGTSTETPAPGGTTETPAPGGTTESPAPGGTFETPAPAQS, encoded by the coding sequence ATGTTGGGTATCAAACGCCTCGGCCTGCTGGCCGCGCTGGTGCTGGTGGGAATGGCGCCAGCCGCGGCGGCACAGGCCGCGGTGCAGCCGTCACAGCAGGACACCCAGTATCTGCAGGCACTGCACCAGGTGAACCTGTTCGAGATCACCGCGGGTGACCTGGCCCAGCAGAAGGGCCAGGACCAGGGGGTCAAGGATCTGGGTGCCCGGCTCAAGACGGACCACACCCAGCTCGACCAGACGGTGCAGCAGACCGCGTCGCAGCTCGGTGTGGAGTTGCCGGCCGATCCCACCGCGGATCAGCAGTCCGTCATCGACCAGCTGAACAACGCCAGCGGCGAGGAGTTCGACCGGCTCTGGGTGACCAGCGAGCTGGCCGGCCACGTCCAGGCCATCCAGGCCACCCAGACGGAGATCTCGCAGGGCTCCGAACAGTCGGTGGTCCAGCTGGCCCAGACCGCCCTGCCGACCCTGCAGGCGCACTACGACGCGCTGGTGCAGCTGGCGGAGCAGTTGGGCATCCCGGTGCCGCAGACCAGCGCCAGCGGCACCCCGAGCCCGGGCGGCACGACGCCGGCCCCGGGTGGCACCAGCACCGAGACCCCGGCTCCGGGTGGCACCACCGAGACCCCGGCTCCGGGCGGCACCACCGAGTCACCGGCTCCGGGTGGCACCTTCGAGACGCCGGCTCCCGCACAGAGCTGA
- a CDS encoding NUDIX domain-containing protein yields MIPRSRATGRAIAYQVFYRLPLPVRRRLVRLAVPKYIVGAVTLVRDSEAEGPGRLLLLRQPPGRAWGLPAGLLQKGEAPVVGAARELHEESGVRLSPRQLSPAVPNAVVHAKGWVDVVFTAEVPASTTELKVDGAEVFEAAWHPLDDLPKLTWPTARLLAYYDIGPLAGQFPPPVPDAKP; encoded by the coding sequence ATGATCCCCCGCTCGCGTGCCACCGGCCGGGCCATCGCCTATCAGGTCTTCTACCGGCTGCCGTTGCCGGTACGCCGCCGCCTGGTCCGGCTGGCCGTGCCGAAGTACATCGTCGGCGCGGTCACCCTGGTCCGGGACAGCGAGGCCGAGGGGCCGGGCCGGCTGCTGCTGCTGCGCCAGCCGCCCGGCAGGGCCTGGGGGCTGCCCGCCGGCCTGTTGCAGAAGGGCGAGGCCCCGGTGGTGGGCGCGGCCCGGGAACTGCACGAGGAGTCCGGCGTCCGGCTCTCGCCCCGGCAGTTGAGCCCCGCCGTCCCGAACGCCGTGGTGCACGCCAAGGGCTGGGTGGACGTCGTGTTCACCGCCGAGGTGCCGGCGTCGACGACCGAGCTGAAGGTCGACGGCGCCGAGGTCTTCGAGGCCGCCTGGCACCCGCTGGACGATCTGCCCAAGCTGACCTGGCCGACGGCCCGGCTGCTCGCGTACTACGACATCGGGCCGCTGGCCGGGCAGTTCCCGCCACCGGTGCCCGACGCGAAGCCATGA
- a CDS encoding DEDD exonuclease domain-containing protein, with translation MAQTEYVQEPLAGFVPGAGGIDPALPLYATTFVVVDLETTGGSPDGGGITEIGAVKVRGGEELGVLATLVNPGVPIPPFITVLTGITEAMLVPAPPIEQVLPSFLEFVTDAVLVAHNAPYDVGFLKAACAKHGYRWPNPRVLDTAALARRVLTRDEVPNRKLGTLAAYFRTATQPTHRALDDARATVDVLHGLIARLGGHRVDTVGDAIEFARAVTPTQRRKRHLAEGLPRAPGVYIFRAADDRPLYVGTSGDIATRVRSYFTASEKRARISEMLAAAERVEAVECAHSLEAEVRELRLIGAHAPPYNRRSKFPERVLWLKLTDGPYPRLSVVRAIAPGDAAYLGPFSSRRAAELAAAGFHDAVPLRQCTHRLSLRTVTPACALAELGRCPAPCEHRISPEEYDDRAVAPFRTATATDPQPVVDALLARIDALSDARRYEEAAVARSRLAAVLRATVRMQRLTALTGIAELVAARPAAHGGWELALVRHGRLAGAGVSPPGVHPRPTITAIRATAETVLPGHGPVPRASAEETERVLSWLERPETRLVEMSSGWASPVAGAGRFRDLLSKAEKAASQQSSTERP, from the coding sequence ATGGCACAGACCGAGTACGTCCAGGAGCCGCTGGCCGGTTTCGTCCCGGGCGCGGGCGGGATCGACCCGGCGCTGCCGCTGTACGCGACGACGTTCGTGGTGGTCGACCTGGAGACCACCGGTGGCTCACCGGACGGGGGCGGGATCACCGAGATCGGCGCGGTGAAGGTACGCGGCGGCGAGGAGTTGGGCGTGTTGGCCACCCTGGTCAACCCCGGCGTGCCCATCCCGCCGTTCATCACCGTGCTCACCGGCATCACCGAGGCCATGCTGGTGCCGGCCCCGCCGATCGAGCAGGTGCTGCCGAGCTTCCTGGAGTTCGTCACCGACGCCGTGCTGGTCGCCCACAACGCCCCCTACGACGTGGGCTTCCTCAAGGCCGCCTGCGCGAAGCACGGCTACCGCTGGCCCAACCCGCGGGTGCTGGACACCGCCGCGCTGGCCCGCCGGGTGCTGACCCGCGACGAGGTGCCCAACCGCAAGCTGGGCACGCTCGCGGCCTACTTCCGCACCGCCACCCAGCCGACCCACCGGGCGCTCGACGACGCCAGGGCCACCGTCGACGTGCTGCACGGGCTGATCGCCCGGCTGGGCGGGCACCGGGTCGACACCGTCGGCGACGCCATCGAGTTCGCCCGGGCGGTCACCCCGACCCAGCGGCGCAAGCGGCACCTGGCCGAGGGGCTGCCCAGGGCGCCGGGGGTCTACATCTTCCGGGCCGCCGACGACCGGCCGCTCTACGTCGGCACCTCCGGCGACATCGCCACCCGGGTGCGCAGCTACTTCACCGCGTCGGAGAAGCGGGCCCGGATCTCCGAGATGCTCGCCGCGGCGGAGCGGGTGGAGGCAGTGGAGTGTGCCCACTCGCTGGAGGCGGAGGTCCGCGAACTGCGGTTGATCGGGGCGCACGCCCCGCCGTACAACCGGCGGTCGAAGTTCCCGGAGCGGGTGCTCTGGCTGAAGCTGACCGACGGGCCGTACCCCCGGCTGTCGGTGGTCCGGGCCATCGCCCCCGGCGACGCCGCATACCTCGGCCCGTTCAGCTCCCGCCGAGCGGCGGAGCTGGCCGCCGCCGGCTTCCACGACGCCGTCCCGCTGCGCCAGTGCACCCACCGGCTCTCGCTGCGCACGGTCACGCCGGCCTGCGCGCTGGCCGAGCTGGGCCGCTGCCCGGCGCCCTGCGAGCACCGGATCTCCCCCGAGGAGTACGACGACCGCGCGGTGGCGCCGTTCCGCACCGCCACCGCCACCGACCCGCAACCGGTGGTCGACGCCCTGCTCGCCCGGATCGACGCGCTCTCTGATGCCCGGCGCTACGAGGAGGCGGCGGTGGCCCGGTCCCGGCTGGCGGCGGTGCTGCGGGCGACCGTGCGGATGCAGCGGCTGACCGCGCTGACCGGGATCGCCGAGCTGGTCGCGGCACGTCCGGCGGCCCACGGCGGCTGGGAGCTGGCGCTGGTGCGGCACGGCCGGCTGGCCGGGGCGGGCGTCTCACCACCCGGGGTCCACCCCCGACCGACGATCACCGCGATCCGGGCGACCGCCGAGACAGTCCTGCCCGGCCACGGCCCGGTCCCGCGTGCCTCGGCCGAGGAGACCGAGCGCGTCCTGTCCTGGTTGGAAAGACCGGAGACCCGGCTGGTGGAGATGTCCTCCGGATGGGCGTCCCCGGTGGCCGGTGCGGGCCGCTTCCGCGACCTGCTGAGCAAGGCCGAGAAAGCCGCGTCTCAGCAAAGCTCGACCGAACGCCCATGA
- a CDS encoding Lrp/AsnC family transcriptional regulator encodes MITAIVLIDCATDSIPEVAENLANLPGVSEVYSVAGHVDLIAMVRVREFDQIAQVIAGSISKVPGVLGTESHIAFRAYSQHDLEEAFAIGLANAD; translated from the coding sequence GTGATCACCGCGATCGTGCTGATCGACTGTGCCACCGACTCGATCCCCGAGGTGGCCGAGAACCTGGCCAACCTGCCCGGCGTCAGCGAGGTCTACTCGGTGGCCGGCCACGTCGACCTGATCGCGATGGTCCGGGTCCGGGAGTTCGACCAGATCGCCCAGGTGATCGCCGGCAGCATCTCCAAGGTGCCGGGGGTGCTCGGCACCGAGTCGCACATCGCCTTCCGGGCGTACTCCCAGCACGACCTGGAGGAGGCGTTCGCGATCGGCCTCGCGAACGCCGACTGA